Proteins encoded by one window of Microcebus murinus isolate Inina chromosome 2, M.murinus_Inina_mat1.0, whole genome shotgun sequence:
- the MASP2 gene encoding mannan-binding lectin serine protease 2 isoform X2, protein MRLLVLLGLLCGSAASPLGPQWPEPVFGRLVSPGFPGVYPNDQEQRWTLTAPPGYRLRLYFTLFDLELSHLCEYDFVKLSAGTEVLATLCGQESTDTERAPGNDTFYSPGPHLDVTFRSDYSNEKPFTGFEAFYAAEDIDECQVPPGEAPACDHHCHNHLGGFYCSCRAGYVLHRNKRTCSEQSL, encoded by the exons ATGAG GCTGCTCGTCCTCCTGGGCCTGCTGTGTGGCTCGGCCGCCTCCCCCTTGGGCCCACAGTGGCCTGAGCCCGTGTTCGGCCGCCTGGTGTCCCCGGGCTTCCCGGGGGTGTATCCCAATGACCAGGAGCAGCGCTGGACCCTGACTGCTCCCCCCGGCTACCGCCTGCGCCTCTACTTCACCCTCTTCGACCTGGAGCTCTCCCACCTCTGCGAGTACGACTTCGTCAAG CTGAGCGCGGGGACCGAGGTGCTGGCCACGCTGTGCGGGCAGGAGAGCACAGACACCGAGCGGGCCCCTGGCAACGACACCTTCTACTCGCCGGGCCCCCACCTGGACGTCACCTTCCGCTCTGACTACTCCAATGAGAAACCGTTCACGGGCTTCGAGGCCTTCTACGCGGCGGAGG ATATTGACGAGTGCCAGGTGCCCCCGGGAGAGGCGCCTGCCTGTGACCACCACTGCCACAACCACCTGGGTGGCTTCTACTGCTCCTGCCGCGCGGGCTACGTCCTCCACCGGAACAAGCGCACCTGCTCAG AGCAGAGCCTCTAG
- the SRM gene encoding spermidine synthase, with amino-acid sequence MEPGPDGPASSGPAAIREGWFRETCSLWPGQALSLQVEQLLHHQRSRYQDILVFRSKTYGNVLVLDGVIQCTERDEFSYQEMIANLPLCSHPSPRKVLIIGGGDGGVLREVVKHPSVESVVQCEIDEDVIQVSKKYLPGMAIGYSSSKLTLHVGDGFEFMKQNQDAFDVIITDSSDPMGPAESLFKESYYQLMKTALKEDGILCCQGECQWLHLDLIKEMRQFCKSLFPVVGYAYCTIPTYPSGQIGFMLCSKNPNTNFREPVQQLTQKQVEQMQLKYYNSDVHRAAFVLPEFARKALNDVS; translated from the exons ATGGAGCCCGGCCCCGACGGCCCTGCCTCCTCCGGCCCCGCCGCCATCCGCGAGGGCTGGTTCCGCGAGACGTGCAGCCTGTGGCCCGGCCAGGCCTTGTCGCTGCAGGTGGAGCAGCTGCTCCACCACCAGCGCTCGCGGTACCAGGATATCCTCGTCTTCCGCAG TAAGACCTACGGCAACGTGCTGGTGCTGGATGGCGTTATCCAGTGCACGGAGAGGGACGAGTTCTCCTACCAGGAGATGATCGCCAACCTGCCTCTCTGCAGCCATCCCAGCCCACGAAAG GTGCTGATCATCGGGGGTGGCGACGGGGGCGTCCTGCGGGAGGTCGTGAAGCACCCCTCCGTGGAGTCCGTGGTCCAGTGTGAGATTGACGAG GATGTCATCCAGGTCTCCAAGAAGTACCTGCCGGGCATGGCCATTGGCTACTCCAGCTCGAAGCTGACCCTGCACGTGGGTGATGGTTTTGAGTTCATGAAGCAGAACCAGGATGCCTTTGACGTCATCATCACCGACTCCTCAGACCCCATGG gcccCGCAGAAAGCCTCTTCAAGGAGTCCTATTACCAGCTCATGAAGACAGCCCTCAAGGAGGACGGCATCCTCTGCTGCCAGG GCGAGTGCCAGTGGCTGCACCTGGACCTCATCAAGGAGATGCGGCAGTTCTGCAAGTCGCTCTTCCCGGTGGTGGGCTACGCCTACTGCACCATCCCCACCTACCCCAGTGGCCAGATCGGCTTCATGCTGTGCAGCAAAAACCCG AACACCAACTTCCGGGAGCCCGTGCAACAACTGACACAGAAGCAGGTGGAGCAGATGCAGCTGAAATACTACAACTCAGACGTGCACCGGGCGGCCTTTGTGCTGCCTGAGTTTGCCCGCAAG GCCCTGAACGATGTGAGCTGA